One window of the Spirochaetota bacterium genome contains the following:
- a CDS encoding AMP-binding protein, producing MIYDYILHHCFLSSLSKYPAKTAIHDNSGSLSFDELAHKASFVYDELLKIGVKPLDRVAFYFDHDHRQAVSILGICATGATFIPIHALLKPAQVQHILADVEVTVLLTSRDRKDGLKDIIPDCPHLKHILILDTIGDATTVFPRNIPVIENDCAAILYTSGSSGRPKGVMISHKNLVVGGRIVSQYLSLTEKDVLLGILPLSFDYGLNQLVTMIMTGGTYCFFSFRLPNEIVAALAKYDITGLAGIPPIWALLIRSSIGKTSLPRLRYITNSGGAVPTYVLQKLRELIPNTEIILMYGLTEAFRSSYLEFKDFDSHMTSIGKAIPNNELFVVREDGSMCDPLEHGELVHRGPTVSLGYWNREEENNIRFKQYNCPRGGAGQISSEMAVFSGDIAYRDNDGFLYIVGRKDNMIKSLGFRMSPSEIEEIVFSSGFIKEVAAIGISDPNAGHLIKLYLVPLEPGKNDEAQKLLIEYNAKNMPYYMIPKMYEFVDQLPKTASGKIDYPALKARNQQ from the coding sequence ATGATCTACGATTACATTCTCCATCATTGTTTTTTGTCATCCTTATCCAAATATCCAGCCAAGACAGCCATACATGACAATTCAGGGTCACTTTCATTCGACGAGCTGGCCCATAAAGCGTCATTTGTTTATGATGAATTGCTTAAAATAGGCGTTAAACCGTTAGACAGGGTCGCGTTTTATTTTGACCACGACCACAGGCAGGCGGTTTCCATACTGGGAATTTGCGCCACGGGAGCTACTTTTATCCCGATACACGCTCTCCTGAAACCCGCCCAGGTCCAGCATATACTGGCCGACGTCGAGGTAACAGTGCTGCTGACATCAAGAGACAGGAAAGATGGACTCAAAGATATCATCCCGGATTGTCCTCATCTCAAGCATATACTCATTCTCGATACAATTGGCGACGCAACGACCGTTTTCCCCAGAAACATACCGGTGATAGAGAACGACTGCGCAGCCATTCTCTATACATCCGGTTCGTCAGGCAGGCCAAAAGGGGTCATGATTTCCCATAAAAACCTCGTGGTAGGTGGCCGTATCGTATCCCAGTATTTATCTTTAACGGAGAAGGATGTCCTGCTGGGAATTTTGCCCCTGTCTTTTGATTATGGATTAAATCAACTGGTAACCATGATCATGACCGGCGGCACATATTGCTTTTTTTCATTCAGACTGCCGAATGAAATTGTCGCCGCTCTGGCAAAATATGACATTACCGGTCTCGCCGGGATCCCCCCAATTTGGGCGCTCCTGATACGCTCTTCGATCGGGAAAACCTCCCTTCCCCGTTTGAGGTATATCACCAATTCCGGCGGAGCCGTGCCCACGTATGTCCTGCAAAAGCTGAGAGAACTTATACCCAATACTGAAATAATACTCATGTACGGCCTTACGGAGGCCTTCCGTTCCTCCTACCTGGAGTTCAAAGACTTTGACAGCCACATGACTTCCATCGGCAAGGCAATACCAAATAATGAACTCTTCGTGGTGCGGGAAGACGGCTCAATGTGCGATCCCCTGGAACACGGCGAACTTGTGCACCGCGGACCGACCGTTTCACTCGGATACTGGAACAGGGAAGAGGAAAATAATATCAGGTTCAAGCAGTATAATTGCCCCAGAGGCGGGGCCGGGCAGATAAGCAGTGAAATGGCCGTTTTCTCCGGCGACATCGCCTACAGGGACAATGACGGGTTCCTGTATATCGTCGGCAGAAAAGATAACATGATCAAATCACTGGGATTCAGGATGAGCCCCTCGGAAATCGAGGAGATCGTTTTTTCCAGCGGGTTCATCAAAGAAGTCGCAGCAATCGGGATCAGCGATCCCAACGCGGGACATTTAATAAAGTTATACCTGGTTCCGCTCGAACCAGGCAAAAATGATGAGGCCCAAAAATTATTAATTGAATATAACGCCAAAAATATGCCCTATTACATGATCCCCAAAATGTATGAATTCGTCGACCAACTTCCTAAAACCGCGTCCGGTAAAATTGACTATCCGGCTTTAAAGGCGAGAAATCAGCAATGA
- a CDS encoding acyl carrier protein yields the protein MESKAIQKNILNFILENFPNAKAYNINEESSLLKDKIIDSLGILTIIQFLEEEFGVIIKDEEVDESNFNSIKSITSFINSKIKA from the coding sequence ATGGAATCGAAGGCCATCCAAAAAAATATTTTAAATTTTATTTTGGAAAATTTCCCCAATGCCAAAGCCTATAACATTAATGAAGAATCGAGTCTTTTGAAAGACAAGATTATAGACTCGCTGGGCATCCTCACCATTATTCAGTTTCTTGAAGAAGAATTCGGCGTTATCATCAAGGATGAAGAGGTTGATGAAAGTAATTTCAATTCGATAAAATCCATTACTAGTTTTATTAATTCCAAAATAAAGGCTTGA
- a CDS encoding CatB-related O-acetyltransferase, whose amino-acid sequence MKTEKEGCEHFLAKYLLYPAFGIIKSLRIRKILMSLILKLEKGELYTITLRKIFNNYFHLDIGMYSEGGCFVLFNFTHTPPATKIGRYCSFANSIKVFNANHPMNLLSTHAFFFNPWFGLVKEDILARTQLTIGNDVWIGHNAVIMPSVSRIGDGAVIGANSVVSQDVPDFAVVSGFPARILRYRFDPDTIKKIKESSWWDKSIRELSKNIKEFQKPFDGSDTIV is encoded by the coding sequence ATGAAAACGGAAAAAGAAGGATGCGAGCATTTCCTGGCAAAATATCTTTTATATCCTGCATTTGGAATTATTAAATCATTAAGAATCAGGAAAATATTAATGTCGCTCATATTGAAACTGGAAAAGGGCGAATTATACACCATTACATTGAGGAAAATTTTTAATAATTACTTCCATCTGGATATTGGCATGTATTCGGAAGGCGGGTGCTTTGTTTTATTTAATTTTACACACACGCCTCCCGCAACAAAAATCGGAAGATACTGCTCCTTTGCCAATTCAATAAAAGTCTTTAACGCAAATCATCCGATGAACCTGCTCTCCACTCACGCGTTCTTTTTCAATCCCTGGTTCGGATTAGTAAAAGAAGACATACTTGCGAGGACACAGCTTACCATCGGGAACGATGTTTGGATCGGGCACAACGCCGTAATAATGCCGTCCGTTTCCAGGATCGGCGACGGCGCCGTGATCGGCGCAAACTCGGTCGTGTCCCAGGACGTGCCGGATTTTGCAGTAGTTTCCGGTTTTCCGGCCCGGATATTGCGTTACAGATTTGACCCGGACACCATAAAGAAAATCAAGGAATCATCCTGGTGGGATAAATCCATTCGCGAATTGTCAAAAAATATTAAGGAGTTTCAAAAGCCATTTGACGGGTCTGATACAATTGTATAG
- a CDS encoding glycosyltransferase family 2 protein: MKLVSIVIPTYNRSNSIELAIKSALNQTYVHKEILVIDDGSTDDTKAVLEAYRSQVKYIYQENKGVSAARNTGINNASGEWIAFLDSDDEWNPNKLEIQMAFIDSHPHIVAHVTNAIFIGKNYSFNYFDERRFLEKNLEDSIIKRPLIACFTNWFLVPTCMVKKSVLDQAGLFNEKMAIFEDGDFFTRVSLCGEWGVSFEPLLIAYRRDDDAVANLSAVNKKNKSITISNQIMNAYSLLDNSQINGEEKRFLGKRLAALLYDKAVIEKENGNAINAIGVWKKSLRHDFSMKSLVKGALLILPYKVNNALRSSYRKLARNDSNVMRSSDD; this comes from the coding sequence ATGAAACTGGTATCAATAGTGATCCCGACATATAACCGTTCAAACTCAATAGAACTGGCCATAAAAAGCGCGCTGAATCAAACCTATGTGCACAAGGAGATACTGGTCATAGATGACGGATCAACGGATGACACGAAAGCGGTGTTGGAGGCCTATCGCAGCCAGGTAAAATACATATACCAGGAAAACAAGGGAGTATCCGCAGCAAGAAACACCGGCATAAATAACGCGTCCGGCGAATGGATCGCCTTTTTGGATTCCGATGATGAATGGAATCCGAACAAGCTTGAGATACAGATGGCTTTCATTGATTCGCACCCTCATATCGTGGCGCATGTTACAAACGCCATTTTCATCGGAAAAAACTATTCCTTCAACTATTTCGATGAAAGGCGGTTCCTGGAAAAAAACCTTGAGGATTCCATCATCAAGAGGCCCCTCATCGCATGTTTTACCAACTGGTTCCTGGTACCGACATGCATGGTGAAAAAAAGCGTACTGGACCAGGCCGGACTGTTCAATGAAAAAATGGCCATATTTGAAGACGGTGATTTTTTCACGCGTGTATCCCTCTGCGGCGAATGGGGCGTCAGCTTCGAACCGCTATTGATAGCGTACAGGCGGGATGATGATGCGGTGGCGAACCTGTCGGCGGTCAACAAGAAAAATAAATCCATAACCATCTCGAATCAGATAATGAATGCGTATTCATTACTCGACAACAGCCAGATCAACGGGGAAGAGAAACGATTCCTAGGGAAAAGGTTAGCCGCTTTATTATACGATAAAGCCGTGATTGAAAAAGAAAATGGAAATGCCATAAACGCGATCGGGGTCTGGAAAAAAAGCCTACGGCACGATTTTTCGATGAAATCACTCGTAAAAGGCGCGCTGCTCATACTGCCGTACAAAGTGAACAACGCCCTGAGATCATCGTACCGCAAATTGGCAAGGAATGACTCGAATGTCATGAGAAGCAGCGACGACTAA
- a CDS encoding Coenzyme F420 hydrogenase/dehydrogenase, beta subunit C-terminal domain, whose product MVIKNISTVVAKNLCAKCGICYSICPAGAISITGYIDKKPVVNESCNNCGLCVKACPGLTPIADQDNYNLLGFAKSYFVGYSTDEIIRSTSSSGGLITSLCTSLLNDKKFDGVICTRQHGSDILDNEVILAKTRHDILSARGSRYAPAFVCRGLKDLKLKDGGSYVFVGKPCDIQALTKYQKTIKKYDFLKIALFCAHTPKMSATKEIIDNSGIKFGDISRLRYRGDGWPGYFTLLSKDNTILYREEYIKIWSTVLCKSKNRNKRCLLCHDCTGESADLSFGDAWLDKYTGTSPGHSVVIARNERAEALLELATRNGDIHLENVGPETVIESQKSLLLKKRNRYLCRLANQILFEKLPEETVGFDRSMNDVIKIFGLIKQFALIKFGI is encoded by the coding sequence TTGGTAATTAAAAACATTTCTACAGTTGTCGCTAAAAACCTGTGCGCAAAATGTGGAATATGCTACAGCATTTGTCCTGCGGGCGCAATAAGCATAACGGGCTACATCGATAAAAAGCCCGTCGTAAACGAATCATGCAACAATTGCGGTCTTTGCGTCAAGGCTTGTCCGGGACTCACTCCCATTGCCGACCAGGATAATTATAATTTGCTCGGATTCGCCAAGTCATATTTTGTAGGCTATTCAACCGACGAAATAATCCGATCGACTTCTTCTTCGGGCGGCCTTATAACTTCACTCTGCACATCTCTCCTTAATGACAAAAAATTTGACGGCGTCATCTGCACCAGGCAACATGGCTCCGATATTCTTGACAACGAAGTTATTCTGGCAAAAACCAGGCATGACATACTATCGGCCCGCGGGTCACGATATGCCCCCGCCTTTGTCTGCAGGGGATTGAAAGACCTTAAGCTGAAAGACGGCGGCTCCTATGTATTTGTGGGAAAACCGTGCGACATACAAGCCCTGACCAAATACCAGAAGACAATTAAGAAATACGACTTTTTAAAAATTGCGCTTTTTTGCGCCCATACTCCAAAGATGTCGGCCACGAAGGAAATCATAGATAACAGCGGGATCAAGTTCGGGGATATTTCAAGGCTCCGGTACCGGGGTGATGGATGGCCTGGATATTTCACGCTATTGTCAAAAGACAATACAATTCTGTACCGTGAAGAGTATATCAAAATATGGAGCACGGTATTGTGCAAAAGCAAAAACAGAAACAAGCGCTGCCTTCTGTGCCATGACTGCACCGGCGAATCCGCGGATTTATCATTCGGCGACGCGTGGCTTGACAAGTATACCGGCACAAGCCCGGGCCATTCCGTGGTAATTGCGAGGAACGAGAGAGCCGAAGCCCTCTTGGAACTCGCCACACGCAATGGCGATATCCATCTTGAAAATGTCGGTCCGGAGACGGTAATCGAATCGCAAAAGAGCCTGCTCCTGAAAAAGAGAAACAGGTACTTGTGCAGACTGGCCAATCAAATATTGTTTGAAAAGCTTCCGGAAGAAACGGTCGGGTTTGACCGTTCCATGAACGACGTGATAAAAATATTCGGCCTTATAAAACAGTTCGCATTAATAAAATTCGGCATTTAA
- a CDS encoding glycosyltransferase family 2 protein gives MLGNCLESIYRNTKMPRFEVIVVDNNSSDNSVKMVRERFPRTIVIANEKNEGYAAANNIGINRARGRYVLVLNSDTIFTDDSLSRICSFADKHEDAAVFGCKIVNKDMTLQQNTYLFPSLLNLALAVSYLYKIFPRSRFFARERMGWWDWTDTREVEVIVGCYMLVRMEAIREVGLMDNDYFMYFEETDWCYRFKKAGWKNLYAPVSEVIHLGGESTKKNRDKMFLQFNSSRLLYFRKHHGVFSYVIACALLFLFFALRIPYWLIHALLSGETAGPDLNTAYLYFTGMFRSLRGWRGLSIRMK, from the coding sequence TTGCTCGGGAATTGTCTTGAGAGTATATATAGAAACACGAAAATGCCCCGTTTCGAAGTAATTGTAGTAGATAACAACTCATCGGATAATTCGGTAAAAATGGTGCGGGAGCGTTTTCCCCGGACGATAGTTATCGCGAATGAAAAGAACGAGGGTTACGCCGCCGCGAATAATATCGGAATAAACCGGGCGAGGGGAAGATATGTCCTGGTCCTGAATTCAGACACTATTTTTACCGATGATTCCCTCTCGAGGATCTGCTCTTTCGCGGATAAACACGAGGATGCCGCTGTTTTCGGATGTAAAATCGTAAACAAAGACATGACCTTGCAGCAGAATACGTATCTGTTCCCCTCCCTGCTTAATCTCGCCCTTGCCGTTTCTTATCTATATAAAATATTCCCGAGAAGCAGGTTTTTCGCCAGGGAACGGATGGGATGGTGGGACTGGACCGATACCAGGGAAGTTGAGGTCATCGTGGGCTGTTATATGCTGGTGCGGATGGAAGCCATCCGTGAAGTGGGGCTCATGGACAACGATTATTTCATGTATTTCGAGGAAACCGACTGGTGCTACCGGTTCAAGAAGGCCGGCTGGAAGAATTTATACGCCCCTGTTTCCGAAGTGATCCATCTTGGCGGGGAAAGCACGAAAAAAAACCGCGATAAAATGTTCCTCCAGTTCAACAGCAGCCGGCTCCTTTATTTTAGAAAGCACCATGGCGTATTTTCCTATGTGATCGCCTGCGCCCTCCTGTTCCTGTTCTTCGCGTTGAGGATTCCCTATTGGCTGATCCATGCGCTGCTTTCCGGAGAAACGGCGGGGCCTGATTTAAACACCGCCTATTTATATTTCACGGGGATGTTTAGATCCTTACGGGGTTGGCGCGGCTTATCAATAAGAATGAAATAA
- a CDS encoding fibronectin type III domain-containing protein gives MKKNNLILPLALILFVTGFTGCVNKQISGIIDKKINVMLFALINSGNKSPGTPNTLKATTTTSSQVNLSWKDNSDNETGFKIERSTDNSTYVQIDTSSANTTSYNNTGLVPDSTYYYRIRAYNDAGNSDYSNNASATTYTMITFETSGSSFSPVIKVTGSPVIEWIWADGTTSSSATPTINYGNAAVRKNYLHVTPWSAVTRINIGYDWGDGGVETIEKVDNQYVTSVTGLYLVAPYLQQWCSSYNNITSLDFSNFIMLDTIECYLSTTLQNVTLTNTPALKRACFEDCDLQALDLSQSPNLEDLRGAFNAYTTINFGIIGSKMRHICTRSNTQITNTSLFTNMSQFPYIVELYIWNDNQSGELRVSSTGTSSSADIQAWGNHYTSADFSGAFLKNTGLGNIEVQNNELTSLNIDGCVELVRLIASNNNFDSDAVDSIFITLDAFGRERPAGDTSKYYTIDLTNNNPPTAASQPARDSLISKGWTIDTD, from the coding sequence TTGAAAAAAAATAATCTCATCTTGCCTCTGGCGCTTATATTGTTTGTCACCGGCTTTACCGGGTGCGTCAACAAACAAATCAGCGGCATTATTGATAAGAAAATAAATGTAATGTTATTTGCTCTTATCAACAGCGGCAATAAAAGTCCCGGGACACCAAACACTCTTAAGGCCACTACCACAACAAGTAGCCAGGTTAATCTCTCCTGGAAGGATAACTCCGACAATGAAACCGGCTTCAAAATTGAACGAAGCACGGATAACAGCACATATGTACAAATTGACACGTCTTCGGCAAACACGACATCTTATAATAATACAGGGCTTGTTCCCGATTCAACGTACTATTACCGGATACGGGCATATAACGATGCCGGCAACTCGGATTACTCCAATAACGCCAGCGCGACCACCTACACAATGATCACCTTTGAGACATCGGGGTCCTCCTTTTCACCGGTCATAAAGGTTACCGGCTCTCCCGTGATCGAATGGATCTGGGCGGATGGAACGACCAGTAGCTCGGCGACGCCGACCATAAATTATGGCAACGCGGCCGTGAGAAAAAATTATCTTCACGTTACGCCGTGGAGCGCCGTGACGAGAATCAATATAGGATACGACTGGGGCGATGGAGGGGTTGAAACCATTGAAAAAGTAGACAACCAGTATGTAACTTCGGTAACCGGACTTTACCTGGTGGCCCCCTATCTGCAGCAATGGTGCTCGTCCTATAACAATATTACTTCGCTGGATTTCAGTAATTTTATCATGCTTGATACCATTGAATGCTATTTGTCAACAACACTTCAAAATGTAACACTGACAAACACACCGGCCCTGAAGCGGGCGTGCTTCGAGGATTGCGATTTACAAGCCCTTGACCTGTCCCAGAGCCCCAACCTGGAAGACCTCAGGGGGGCGTTCAATGCCTATACGACGATCAATTTCGGGATCATCGGCTCCAAGATGCGGCATATTTGCACGAGGAGCAATACCCAAATTACAAATACCAGTCTCTTTACGAACATGAGCCAGTTTCCATATATCGTAGAATTATATATCTGGAATGATAATCAAAGTGGTGAATTAAGGGTATCCTCCACTGGGACGTCGTCCAGCGCGGACATACAGGCATGGGGCAATCACTATACATCGGCAGATTTCTCAGGAGCCTTTCTAAAAAATACCGGATTAGGGAATATAGAAGTTCAGAACAATGAACTGACAAGCCTGAATATCGATGGCTGCGTCGAGCTGGTAAGACTTATCGCATCTAATAACAATTTCGATTCGGATGCAGTTGATTCAATTTTCATAACATTGGATGCTTTTGGAAGAGAAAGACCGGCTGGTGATACATCCAAGTATTATACGATTGATTTAACCAATAATAACCCGCCTACCGCGGCAAGCCAACCGGCACGTGACAGTCTCATATCGAAAGGCTGGACCATTGATACCGATTAA
- a CDS encoding serine acetyltransferase: protein MTKKISNFKIDKEKIYTIAWKTPHPSLAQKITTLIWHFELHCIAVYRFGQWALRIYKKSKLIGLFPVLIYLFFDLQMRLIHHVMIHRNAQIGPGFHLGHSTNILVGPTTVGENCSVSNNVIIGVGLGYQDFETPVIGNNVWIGPGAVLTGKITIGDGSTISANSVVSKDIPERSLVSGNPGRIIMQNYDNSDIMAFKIAGIN, encoded by the coding sequence ATGACAAAAAAAATAAGCAATTTTAAAATTGATAAAGAAAAAATATACACAATTGCCTGGAAAACGCCCCATCCCTCTCTTGCTCAGAAAATAACAACTTTAATATGGCATTTTGAATTGCATTGTATCGCGGTCTACCGTTTCGGCCAATGGGCGCTTCGAATATACAAAAAGAGCAAACTAATAGGCCTGTTCCCGGTATTGATTTACCTGTTCTTTGACCTGCAGATGCGTTTGATTCACCATGTGATGATACACAGGAACGCCCAGATAGGGCCCGGTTTTCACCTGGGGCATTCCACCAATATATTGGTCGGACCAACTACCGTGGGTGAAAATTGCAGTGTATCGAATAATGTCATAATCGGGGTGGGCCTGGGATACCAGGATTTTGAGACGCCCGTTATTGGAAATAACGTCTGGATCGGCCCGGGTGCGGTCTTAACAGGTAAAATTACCATAGGCGACGGCAGTACCATATCCGCAAATTCAGTGGTTTCAAAAGACATTCCGGAAAGAAGCCTCGTATCCGGCAATCCGGGGAGAATTATAATGCAAAATTACGATAACAGCGATATTATGGCGTTTAAAATCGCCGGGATAAACTAA
- a CDS encoding fibronectin type III domain-containing protein, which yields MKNKYNLLLLTVQIFLIACGNVDFTAGSGFNVSTLAGLNLLVRNNSAITPNAPANLQATTIGTDKIDLVWENDYNNVTGFRIDRSAGTNSNFNEIAGAIKGSASSYNDTTGLNPGTTYYYRIRAYNNAGNSAYSNNASATTYTTEPLTPYSPSILQATSVSSSQINLSWNDNSDNETGFSIERSTDNSNYGQITTASANATSYNNTGLAPNTTYYYRVRAYNGSGNSGYSNTSSATTGNVVPASPSGLTATAMSSYSINLGWADNSTNETSFIIQRSANNVDFVNIASVAANTTAYSDSNSLSASTQYYYRVWAHNGIGDSTGYGEATATTLASNPTGTAIIADHTIVSRYTSIPDQYIALVKKMLLIIPGESHSRSYTRGLQLLAQENSRYNCLISDSPAGAGMGPSVTTYLRASNYYYNADYEGGKYKGNCSEHDFWSGSTNISTASNMIRQSILYQLNTQSNPISAIGFGWCWDMAFNTYYSPSVDAVYGVHWFGATDGELGTTPGVWWGLDSGDSAICMDTYIAVIQSLMQVNSGTIVFFTTGPIDSSPCEGESGYQNYIKHQYIREKVASIEGAVLFDFADILTYNDAGSLNTVTWNGHTHPFIHPDNEGTDTIDYHFGTNGAKRLAKAMWWMLARIAGWDGN from the coding sequence ATGAAAAACAAATACAACCTCTTACTCCTGACAGTTCAAATTTTCCTCATCGCGTGCGGAAATGTTGATTTTACAGCCGGCTCAGGTTTTAACGTGTCTACGCTGGCAGGCTTAAACCTGTTGGTTAGAAATAACAGCGCCATAACGCCAAACGCTCCGGCCAACCTGCAGGCAACCACCATAGGCACCGATAAAATCGATCTTGTATGGGAGAACGATTACAATAACGTCACGGGCTTCAGAATCGACAGGAGCGCCGGTACTAACTCTAATTTCAACGAGATTGCCGGAGCAATAAAGGGGAGCGCGTCGTCGTATAATGACACGACTGGATTAAATCCCGGCACCACCTACTATTACCGGATACGTGCCTATAACAATGCAGGAAATTCGGCTTATTCTAATAATGCAAGCGCGACTACCTACACAACTGAACCTCTTACTCCATACTCCCCAAGCATCTTGCAGGCCACATCCGTTTCAAGCAGTCAGATCAATCTATCATGGAATGACAACTCCGACAATGAAACCGGCTTCAGCATTGAGCGAAGCACAGACAACAGCAATTATGGACAAATAACCACTGCTTCGGCAAACGCGACATCTTATAATAATACAGGACTTGCTCCCAATACAACGTATTATTATCGCGTAAGGGCGTACAATGGCTCGGGAAATTCAGGATATTCAAACACATCCTCTGCAACCACAGGCAATGTCGTACCGGCGTCGCCGAGCGGATTAACCGCGACGGCGATGTCAAGTTATAGCATCAACCTGGGCTGGGCCGACAATTCAACGAATGAGACAAGCTTTATAATCCAGCGAAGCGCGAACAACGTAGATTTCGTTAATATTGCGTCCGTTGCCGCCAATACGACCGCGTATAGCGATAGCAACAGTTTATCTGCCTCAACCCAGTATTATTATCGCGTCTGGGCACATAACGGTATCGGTGATTCCACCGGTTACGGCGAAGCCACGGCCACGACCCTGGCAAGCAATCCAACCGGCACGGCAATAATCGCGGACCATACGATAGTCTCCCGGTACACCAGCATCCCTGATCAATACATCGCCCTGGTAAAAAAAATGCTGCTTATCATTCCGGGAGAATCGCACTCGCGGTCATATACCAGGGGATTACAGCTCCTGGCCCAGGAGAACAGCCGGTATAACTGCCTTATCAGCGATTCGCCCGCCGGAGCAGGGATGGGCCCGTCGGTTACTACCTACCTCAGGGCTTCAAATTACTACTACAATGCCGATTACGAAGGCGGAAAATACAAGGGAAATTGCTCCGAGCATGACTTCTGGAGCGGCTCGACAAATATCTCCACCGCCTCAAATATGATACGGCAGAGTATTTTATACCAGCTCAATACGCAAAGTAATCCGATTTCAGCGATAGGCTTCGGATGGTGCTGGGATATGGCGTTCAACACCTATTACAGTCCATCGGTGGATGCTGTATACGGCGTGCACTGGTTCGGAGCAACCGACGGTGAGTTGGGAACAACGCCCGGAGTCTGGTGGGGACTTGATTCAGGAGATTCAGCGATATGCATGGACACCTACATCGCCGTTATTCAATCCCTGATGCAGGTTAATTCAGGAACAATAGTCTTCTTTACTACCGGGCCAATAGATTCATCGCCCTGCGAGGGAGAATCGGGATACCAGAATTATATCAAACACCAATACATAAGAGAAAAGGTGGCAAGTATAGAAGGCGCCGTCCTGTTTGATTTTGCCGATATATTGACGTATAATGACGCGGGCTCATTGAATACTGTGACCTGGAACGGCCATACGCATCCGTTTATCCATCCCGACAATGAGGGAACGGATACCATTGATTATCATTTCGGAACAAATGGGGCAAAACGTTTGGCCAAGGCCATGTGGTGGATGCTGGCCAGAATAGCGGGATGGGACGGCAATTGA